TGTCCAGGTATCTCCTGCTCCGTTAAACGTATTAATGAGAACCATTCCAATTCCGTAGAAAATAAATCCGATGCTCATGATCTGTAATGCTTCGATTGCAACGGTTTTTACCAATTCATCATTCGTGAAAAATGAAATAATATATTGTCCGAAACCTAAGGTAATAATCATGATCGAAGCCATGAAAATCACATTGTATCGTGCCGTTGTATACACTGATTTTTCGGCACGTTCTATTTGTTTGGCACCTAAATTCTGTCCAACTAAAGTCGCCGCAGCATTACTCAAGCCCCAAGCGGGAAGAATGAAAAACATCATAATTCTCAAAGCTGTTTGATATCCTGCCGAACCATGATCGCCTCCAGTTGTGGCTACTAATTGTGCCAAGAAAATCCAGCTGCAAGATGCAATTACAAATTGTAAAATTCCTGGAGCTGCAATTTTTACTAAAGCTTTTATCTGCGTGAAATCTGGAGCGAAATAAGGAATTTTGATTTTTAAAATTCCATTTCCAAAAAACAGATGATATACTTGGTAGATAACTCCAATACTTCTTCCGATTGTAGTTGCCAAAGCTGCCCCAATTAATCCGAAGGCAGGAATTGGTCCAAAACCATTAATTAAAATTGGGCATAAAATAATATTACAGATATTCGCAATCCAAAGACTTTTCATCGCGATTGCTGCATTTCCTGCTCCGCGGAAAATTCCGTTTATCAAGAATAAAAGCATAATACACAAACTAGAACCAATCATAATCTGTGTAAATCGGTAACCATGTTCAGCTGATTCTACTGAGGAACCCATTAAAATCAAAATATCTTTTGCATAAATAATTCCGAAAATGCTCAATAGACTATTAACGGCAAATGCAATAATTATGGCTTGCATTCCTGCTTTTGCGGCAGCGATAGGATCTTTTTCACCAATTCTTCTGGCTACAACTGCTGTGGCCGCCATACTCATCCCGATGGCAAGCGAATAAATAACGGTCAATACAGATTCGGTTAAACCAACCGTTTGAATGGCGAAACTACTGTGCTCTAAATGTCCAACAAAATACAAATCGACTAATGCAAAAACCGATTCCATCATCATTTCCAAAACCATTGGAATGGCCAATAGAATTACAGCTTTTTTTATACTTCCAGAAGTATAATCAAATGATTCATCGCCTTTTAAGGCTTGTTTTAAAGTAGTGAAAATTTTTGAAAATAAACTTTTCTTTATAGTTGTTTCTGTCATGGTATTTTTAGGATAAATGATAAAATGGTTCAGATATTTTTTCAATCTGAACTAAAAAAGTAAACGTAAGTATCCTAATTATTCTAAAAAATAAAATAGGATTAGGCAGAAACAATCATATACTGTAGATTTTTAAGACGGTAAATATAGGTAATATTTTTAAAGAAGAAATTAATCTAATAATTTTTTACTTACACGACTGCTTGCAATAAGCGAAGCGATAAAGCCAAGAGAAATAATTGTTGCCATCACAATCAGGACATTTTCGGTTGTAAAAACTACCGGATACGCAAGGGTTGGTGTAATCATGATTAGTTCATACTTTTGCTGAAGTGCGATTAATATTACTCCATAATAAAGTCCGATTAATCCACCAATGACACTCAATAAAGTTCCTTGAAGTATGAATATTTTACGAAGACTGCTTACTTCTGTGCCAAGACTAAAAAGGGTTTTTAGATTTCCTTTCTTTTCTAAAATCATCATAATTAATGCTCCAATCAAATTAAAAAGAGCTACAATAATTACGAGTGTAAAGATTAGGTACACCGCAATATTCTCGGTGTTAAGCATTTTATACAAAGACTCATTAAGCTGTGCTCTGTTTTTTAAGGTCACTTTATTATTGAAAATCTTTTTCAATTGCGTGTTAACGGCATTTTCATCTGCATTTTCTTTTAGATGAAATTCGATTCCCGAAATCTGATTGGGTTTGTACATCAATAATTCTTGTGTCAATCCTAAATCAGCAAACACATATTTTGAATCTAATTCTTCGCTGATCGAATAGATTCCAACCGGAAGAACATCTGTTTTATTAAAAGCTTCTTCGGGATTTTCAATGGCACCTTTTCCAGGTTTTGGTGCAAAAACCTGAAGTGGATTTTCGAAATCCAAAATTCCCATCGAGAAATCTTGTGCAATTCCATATCCAATAACTACCTGATAAGAATCTGGTTTGAGCCATTGTCCGTTAAAAAGTTTTACCTTGATATTATTTACAACTGGGTAAAGACTGTCGACGCCTTTTAAATAGGTAACATGTTGTTTGTCTTTAAATAAAAACAAAACTCGTTCTTCAATAATTTTGGTGTAAGACACTACACCGTTTATATTTTTTATCTGTTTTTCTTGTTCTGGTGAAATGAAAAATGATTTACCATAAGTACTAGTCATTTTCAAATCAGGATCAATCTCATTTGTAAACGAAAGACTAAAAACTTTTAATCCGCTAAAAACAGAAAGAACCACAAACAAAGCCATTGTACCAACAATGATTCCCAGACTGGCAATCAAATTGATGATATTGATAGCGTTATTTTTACTTAAGCTAAAAAGATAACGTTTGGCTATGTAAAGTGGGAAATTCAAATTATGATTTTCTTCTTTTTTCTAAAAGATCACGATTCTCTATTGGGTTTTCTTTTCCTGACAAGGCGTTGTCAATTTTTTCGATGTAATCTAACGAATCATCGATAAAGAAAACTAGATTTGGTACACGACGTAATTGTAAACGAACACGTTGTGACAAATCGTGTTTTATTAAGGTTGTATTGGATTTTATTGCCTCTAAAGTTTCTTTTGCTTTTTCTTGAGGAAAAATACTTAAATATACTGTTGCCACAGATAAATCTGTTGTTACGCTTACTTTGGATACCGAAATTACCAAATTACTAATTCCGTTTTTTCTCACTTCACCTTGCAGGATATCAACCAAATCTTTTTGGATTACACTGCCTATTTTTTTCTGTCTATTTGTTTCCATACTGCAAAAATACTATTTTAAATTCATTCCCTGCAATTTCAAATTAACTAAAGGATTATTCTTAAAATTACTATTTCTTTTTATCATAGATTCATTTATATATCTGTTTTTTATTTCATTTAAATGCTGATAAAGATCATATGATTTAGAGGTATTATTCTACAAATTTGATATGAATATAAAACGTATCTATTATGAAAAAAAGAGAACCAATTAGTCACATCATGACTAAAAGCGTGGTGACAGTAAATCAAAATGATGATTTAACAAAAGTAGTAGAAAAACTAAAATCCAATTCTATTCGACATCTTCCCGTGGTAAACGGAAAAAAAGTAGTGGGAATTATAAGCCGAACTGATATTAACCGACTTACTTTTGGTGCTTTGTTTGACGGACAGGAAGGTAGCGATGAAGCGGTTTTAAAAATGTTAACCATTCCTCAGGTTATGACGGCAAAACCTAAAACGGTTTCATCAAATACGATTATCAAGGATTTGGCCGAAATTTTTTCGAAAGAAGAATTTCATGCTTTACCAGTTGTAGATAACGACGAATTACAAGGAATCGTAACAACAACAGATGTGATTCGATATTTCTTAGAACAATACGATTAATAAAAAAGGGACTTTAAAGTCCCTTTTTTATTATCTATTCTGAAGCCAGTTTTCAGGATCTGTATTCGTTGTATTTTGAAGAATCAAAAATTTGATTACGGTTTTTCCTGTATCTCCGCTTGTTCTTACTTTTCCAATGTTTTGTTTGATCGTTACTTTTTCTCCTTTGCTTACAAATACTTTACTTAAGTTTTGGTAAACACTAAAGTAATCTCCATGCTGAATCATCACTACTGTATTCACTGGCGATAATACCATGACACTAAATACTTCTCCCGCAAAAACCGCTCTTGCATTTGCTCCATCTTCCGTTGTAATCTCAACACCTGAGTTGTGAACAGAAATTGAAGGATATAATGGATGCGGCTGATCTCCATATCCTAAAGAGATAAATCCTTTTTCTACGGGCCATGGAAGTCTTCCTTTATTGGCTTTAAAATCGGCGGCTAGAACTTTATCTTCCGGAGTCATTACGATTTTAGAAGATGAAACTGGTGTTTTTGGAGCTGTCGATCCTGGATTTTCTTTTGCTTTTTCGAGTGCTGCTTTTCTGTTTGCTTCAGCAATTGCTTCACGAATTAAACGATCAATTTGTCTGTCGATTCTTTTTGATTCGCTTTGTTTCGATCTAATATCAGAGGCAATTTTATTTTTGTCTTTTTTAAGCGAGTTAACCAGTTTTTGCTGTTCTTTTTTCTCTACTTCTAAAGTAGCACGTTCTTTTTGATTTTCGGCAATAATCTTTTTCTTAACCTGTCTTTGTCCGTCAAGTTTTTTATTGTAATCAACTAATTCTGCTGATTTTGACTGAATTTCCAAACCTTGGTTTTTTCTGAAATTCGTATATTGCTTAAGGTATTGTGCTCTTTTATAAGCTTGTAAAAAACTTTCAGAAGATAAAATGAACATTGCTCTACTCTGCTCTGAACGGCTTTTGTAGGATTTCAAAATCATTTTGGCATAATCTTCTTTGAGTATAGCCAGCTCTTTTTTAAGTTTATTAACCTTTACTTGATTAATATACATATCGTTGCTCAATACTTTTTCCTGCTTAGCGGTTGTATTAATCAGTTTCTCTTTAAGTTTAATTTTATTCGCCTGAATTAAATATTCGTTTACAGCTGATTTTTCTTTTTTTCTAACCGACTGTAACATTTTTTCATTGTCTTTAATTTCCTGAAGAATCTGGGCTTTACGCTGTTCCAGTTTTTCTTGCTGTGAATCCTGCGCCCACACAAATGTAGTGGCGCAAACAAAAATTAGGCTTAGGAGATATTTTGGCATCTTTCTATTTTTCTTTTTGCAAATTTACTTAATTTGAACCTTTTTATAACCGCTTGGTACGCTGTAAGGAAAAGAAAGTTCTTCGTTAAATGAAATATTATTGTAATTCAGATTAATATTGGTTGTTCCTTTTGGCTGCACTGCATTAATTGTCAATGCAGTTGGGATTGTTCCTTGACTGAATGTTTTAGCATCTGAATAATTGATTTCTAATTTTCTATTTTCAGATGGCTGTGAAATTTCTTCTTTCTGTACTAAATATTTTTCAGGATCTAAGTAAAATGCTTTTTTAATGTTTTGGTCTTTTTCATCTTCTAAACGGAAAAGATTCTCAACAATTGTCTGTGTATATTTACCTTCTCTTAAATCATCAAATGCTTCACCAATTAATAAGTTTTGAACTTTAGTATAATCTAAATCTGTACCTAGCCATTTACTTAAACTGCTAAAATCACCTTCGTAATAAGTACTGTTTATTTTTTCGTAATAACTTACTGCTGTTGGAGTTATCAGCGCTTTAGCCATCGTAATTCCCAAGAATCGAACGCTGATTAGAATTTGTTTGTCTTTCTCAATTCTAATTTCGGCAGTAACATTCTGACTTTGTTTTTCATCAACATATTTTGCGCTGGCTTTAATATATAGTGTCGAAAAATCTAACTTGTTTACGTAATGTTTTTCAATTGCTTTATTGTCTTTTTTCGTGACAACTTCTGTCGTTGTATTGTTACTGTTCTGGACAGCAACTGCCTTTGATTTGCATGAGATCACAAAAACGGACATCAATGCTATTATTATATATTTTTTCATTTTAATTTCTCCTTATTTCTTTTGTTTCAATAATTCATTTGCTTTCAAAAAGTATTCCTCTTTTTTCTTAGCGTCTCCCAATCCATTGTAAGCTTCTCCTAATTGAATATTAAAATTAGCTTCTAATTTTTTATCGTCAACTACATAATCAAGTCCCATTTCTAAAACAGTTTTTGCATTTTTAAACTGCTGTAATTGATTGCTTCCCAATCCAGCATAATAATAAAATTGTGGCTGGCTCGGATAAATTTCAATCATTGTCATTGCTCGTTTTGTCATTGGAGCAAATTGTTTTGCCTGAGTATACGCTTCTAGCAAAAGCAGATTGGTTTCGCGATCTGTATCTGAATTTGCAATTAAATCTTTTTCATAATATTTAATGGCATTCTCAAACTGACCTTTGCTATGATAAAATTTTCCAATTTCTTTGGCAACATCAACATTTTTATCATTATCAAAATAAGAAATCGCTTTTTCTAAAGCTGGTGCATACTGCGGATTTTTATTCGTATAAATCAAAAATTCATTTAAAGTACGATGTTTAATTTTAGAATCAATTTTTGAACTTGCCAAAATTATATTCATCGACTTAATCGCTTTATCAGCCTGATTGGAATCTAAATAGGTTTTGAATAAACTTACTTGTCCCCATTCAGAATCTGGAATTTCTTTTGCCAGTTGTTTGGCAACATCTAAAGCTTTATCTGATTGATCTGATTTTGAATATAAAAAAATCAGATTTACATAATTTGATTCTTCTTTTGGATTCTTTTTAATCTGGTCAATCAAAACTGAAATTTCAGCATTCTGGTATTTCCCCTGCGATAAAATCTGGCTTTTGTACATTTCACGATCTGATGATTTTCCGAATTTATCATTCATCTCGTTTATGGCAACTAATGCTTTATCGTATTGATTTGTGATCATATATAACGAAATTAAATCGTCTTTATATTCTTCATCAAAAACAATAATTTTCTGAATTGTTTCTATCGCCAGCGGATAGTTTTTGGTTTCGTAACTTACATCGTAAATTCCTAACCAGTACCATTTGTTTTTGGGATCTAATTGTGTGGCTTTTTCAAAAGAATCATTTGCATTTTGATATTGTTTTAAAGCCAGATAATTTTTCCCCAATTCGAAATAAGCAACAGCATCATTAGGTTTTAGTTTGATACATTTTTCTAATGACACGATAGCTTTATCGTAATTTTCGATTCCTTTTTGTTTTAAGGATTCATAAAAAGCATCCTGATAATCATCTGGCGCCAAAGCAATATCTTCCGGTTCTGTTTGTGAAAAAACAGAAACCGAATTACCCAAAAGCGCAAAAAATAAAAATATCAGTATGCTTTTTTTCATCTTTTATTTTATTTCATTTTTACAGAAAAAATGAATTTGTTTTTTGTATTTATTCTAAAACTGAGTAGTCACCAATGCTTATACTGGTAAATTTACCATCATAACTTACGTGGTTTCCAATCATTGCATTATCTAAGTTAGCATTTTTTATTTGAGAATAAGTCTGTATTAAGCTATTTTTAATACTACTGTCACTTACATGACATCCTTTTCCAATTGAAACATTTGGTCCAATTGTGGTGTTTTTCAACACAACATTTTCTCCAATAAAACATGGCGGGATAATCGTTGAGTTATCTAATGTAACGTTTTGGTCTATCAAATGTTCTCCGTCATTATGTAAAAAACCTAACATTCTTGAGTTGGTTTCCACTGTAACATCTTTGTTTCCGCAATCCATCCATTCATCA
This is a stretch of genomic DNA from Flavobacterium endoglycinae. It encodes these proteins:
- a CDS encoding MATE family efflux transporter, translated to MTETTIKKSLFSKIFTTLKQALKGDESFDYTSGSIKKAVILLAIPMVLEMMMESVFALVDLYFVGHLEHSSFAIQTVGLTESVLTVIYSLAIGMSMAATAVVARRIGEKDPIAAAKAGMQAIIIAFAVNSLLSIFGIIYAKDILILMGSSVESAEHGYRFTQIMIGSSLCIMLLFLINGIFRGAGNAAIAMKSLWIANICNIILCPILINGFGPIPAFGLIGAALATTIGRSIGVIYQVYHLFFGNGILKIKIPYFAPDFTQIKALVKIAAPGILQFVIASCSWIFLAQLVATTGGDHGSAGYQTALRIMMFFILPAWGLSNAAATLVGQNLGAKQIERAEKSVYTTARYNVIFMASIMIITLGFGQYIISFFTNDELVKTVAIEALQIMSIGFIFYGIGMVLINTFNGAGDTWTPTGINFFGFWLFQIPLAFVLAKHFNMGPTGVFIAIPVAETAITLAGIFFYKRGKWKRVQV
- a CDS encoding ABC transporter permease; the protein is MNFPLYIAKRYLFSLSKNNAINIINLIASLGIIVGTMALFVVLSVFSGLKVFSLSFTNEIDPDLKMTSTYGKSFFISPEQEKQIKNINGVVSYTKIIEERVLFLFKDKQHVTYLKGVDSLYPVVNNIKVKLFNGQWLKPDSYQVVIGYGIAQDFSMGILDFENPLQVFAPKPGKGAIENPEEAFNKTDVLPVGIYSISEELDSKYVFADLGLTQELLMYKPNQISGIEFHLKENADENAVNTQLKKIFNNKVTLKNRAQLNESLYKMLNTENIAVYLIFTLVIIVALFNLIGALIMMILEKKGNLKTLFSLGTEVSSLRKIFILQGTLLSVIGGLIGLYYGVILIALQQKYELIMITPTLAYPVVFTTENVLIVMATIISLGFIASLIASSRVSKKLLD
- the rbfA gene encoding 30S ribosome-binding factor RbfA, which gives rise to METNRQKKIGSVIQKDLVDILQGEVRKNGISNLVISVSKVSVTTDLSVATVYLSIFPQEKAKETLEAIKSNTTLIKHDLSQRVRLQLRRVPNLVFFIDDSLDYIEKIDNALSGKENPIENRDLLEKRRKS
- a CDS encoding CBS domain-containing protein — protein: MKKREPISHIMTKSVVTVNQNDDLTKVVEKLKSNSIRHLPVVNGKKVVGIISRTDINRLTFGALFDGQEGSDEAVLKMLTIPQVMTAKPKTVSSNTIIKDLAEIFSKEEFHALPVVDNDELQGIVTTTDVIRYFLEQYD
- a CDS encoding murein hydrolase activator EnvC family protein; protein product: MPKYLLSLIFVCATTFVWAQDSQQEKLEQRKAQILQEIKDNEKMLQSVRKKEKSAVNEYLIQANKIKLKEKLINTTAKQEKVLSNDMYINQVKVNKLKKELAILKEDYAKMILKSYKSRSEQSRAMFILSSESFLQAYKRAQYLKQYTNFRKNQGLEIQSKSAELVDYNKKLDGQRQVKKKIIAENQKERATLEVEKKEQQKLVNSLKKDKNKIASDIRSKQSESKRIDRQIDRLIREAIAEANRKAALEKAKENPGSTAPKTPVSSSKIVMTPEDKVLAADFKANKGRLPWPVEKGFISLGYGDQPHPLYPSISVHNSGVEITTEDGANARAVFAGEVFSVMVLSPVNTVVMIQHGDYFSVYQNLSKVFVSKGEKVTIKQNIGKVRTSGDTGKTVIKFLILQNTTNTDPENWLQNR
- a CDS encoding DUF4292 domain-containing protein, with the protein product MKKYIIIALMSVFVISCKSKAVAVQNSNNTTTEVVTKKDNKAIEKHYVNKLDFSTLYIKASAKYVDEKQSQNVTAEIRIEKDKQILISVRFLGITMAKALITPTAVSYYEKINSTYYEGDFSSLSKWLGTDLDYTKVQNLLIGEAFDDLREGKYTQTIVENLFRLEDEKDQNIKKAFYLDPEKYLVQKEEISQPSENRKLEINYSDAKTFSQGTIPTALTINAVQPKGTTNINLNYNNISFNEELSFPYSVPSGYKKVQIK
- a CDS encoding tetratricopeptide repeat protein, with amino-acid sequence MKKSILIFLFFALLGNSVSVFSQTEPEDIALAPDDYQDAFYESLKQKGIENYDKAIVSLEKCIKLKPNDAVAYFELGKNYLALKQYQNANDSFEKATQLDPKNKWYWLGIYDVSYETKNYPLAIETIQKIIVFDEEYKDDLISLYMITNQYDKALVAINEMNDKFGKSSDREMYKSQILSQGKYQNAEISVLIDQIKKNPKEESNYVNLIFLYSKSDQSDKALDVAKQLAKEIPDSEWGQVSLFKTYLDSNQADKAIKSMNIILASSKIDSKIKHRTLNEFLIYTNKNPQYAPALEKAISYFDNDKNVDVAKEIGKFYHSKGQFENAIKYYEKDLIANSDTDRETNLLLLEAYTQAKQFAPMTKRAMTMIEIYPSQPQFYYYAGLGSNQLQQFKNAKTVLEMGLDYVVDDKKLEANFNIQLGEAYNGLGDAKKKEEYFLKANELLKQKK